The following is a genomic window from Thermococcus sp. CX2.
GATGGCCTGGATTTCATCCGGGCTGAGAGCCTGGCTTGGCTGGCCGAGGATGAGGAAGTCGATGTCCTTAATAACATCGTAGGTTATTTCGTTGCCAACGTTCTGAATTCCAAGGGTGTCGGCAAGGTCCGGTCGCCAATGTATACCCAGTTAACGTCGCTGATGGTCTTGACCATTCCCTCTGCGATGACGTTGCCGTCCTTGTCGGTCAAAACAGCAAGGCCCTTGTCGCTTTCACCGTGGGAGAGGTCGACTCCAATGGTGGTGGCGCTGGCCATGGCAAATCCAAAAACACCAAAGAAAACAAAAACCGCAAGTATTATTGCAGCCTTCCTCATGGTATCACCGTCGCTTATACTGCACGGAAAGTTATAAATCTTATGAATCCGAACTTTAACAGGCCAGAAAAAGTTCCGTAAAGTCCTTAAAGGCTTAGGATATTCTGGCTTTAGGTGGTGAGCATGGACATAGAGAGGAAGATAGAGCTGATAACCAGGAAGCCCACGGAGGAGCTACTGACCGTTGAGAACCTGAGACACCTTTTGGAGATAGGTGCCCCGATGCAGCACTACATCGGCTTTGAAATAAGCGGTTACATTCACCTGGGAACTGGTTTGATGGCCGGTGCCAAGATAGCAGACCTCCAGAAGGCGGGAATAAAGACGAGGATTTTCCTTGCCGACTGGCACAGCTGGATAAACGACAAGCTCGGCGGTGATTTGGAGGTCATCCAGAAAGTTGCTCTCACCTACTTCAAGGAGGGCATGAAGCAGAGCATAAAGGTCATGGGCGGCGACCCGGACAAGGTCGAGTTCGTGCTGGCGAGTGAAATCCTCGAGAAGGGCGACTACTGGCAGACGGTCATAGACATCTCCAAGAACGTTACCCTAGCGAGGATGATGCGCTCCATAACTATTATGGGCCGCCAGATGGGAGAGGGCATAGACTTCGCAAAGCTCATCTACCCGGCTATGCAGGTCGCTGATATCTTCTACCAGGGTGTTACCATAGCGCACGCCGGAATGGACCAGAGGAAAGCCCACGTCATAGCTATAGAGGTAGCCCAAAAGCTCAAGTACCACGCGATAGAGCACAACGGCGAGAAGCTGAAGCCCGTTGCTCTTCACCACCACCTCCTGCTCGGCCTTCAGGAGCCGCCGGTGTGGCCGATAGAGAGCGAGGAGCAGTTCAAGGAGCTCAAGACCCAGATGAAGATGAGCAAGAGCAAGCCTTATTCGGCCGTCTTCATCCACGACACCCCAGAGGAGATTAAGCAGAAGCTCAGGAAGGCTTTCTGCCCGGCCAAGGAGGTCAAGTACAACCCCGTTCTCGACTGGGCTGAGTACATCATCTTCCGCGAGGAGCCAACGGAGTTCACAATCCACAGGCCGGCCAAGTTCGGCGGCGACGTTACCTACACGACCTTCGAGGAGCTCAAGAGGGACTTCGCGGAAGGAAAGCTCCACCCGCTCGACCTCAAGAACGCGGTGGCTGAGTACCTCATTGAGCTGCTCAAGCCGGTCAGAGACTACTTCGAAAAGCACCCAGAGCCGCTCGAGCTCATGAGGGAGATAAAGATTACCCGCTGATTCTATTTTTCTTTTGGTGAGCGACATGCCAGGGATAGACGAGAAGGACAAAGAAATCCTCAGAATCCTGAGGGAGAACGGGAGGATTACCCTCACCGAGCTGGGTAAGCGAGTTAAACTCTCTCCCGCGAGCGTGAAGAACAGGCTGGAGAAGCTGGAGAAGCTGGGAGCAATAAAGGGCTACTCGGCCGTAATCGACCCGGCTTTTCTGGACGAGTTCGTCCGGGCTTTCTTTGAGCTCAGATTGGCCATCGACGACGGGAGCGTTGATGCAATTCTCTCCAGAATAGCTAAGCTCGACAATGTCTGCGCCGTTTACAGGCGAAGCGGCGAGAACCAGATACTAATACAGGCGAACTTCCATAACACGGACGAAGTTAAGGACTTCGCAGGGCTGTTGAAGAGGAAGTACTTTGGGAAAAACCTCGAGAGGATTGAGATAACTCTGATCATCGACACCTTCAAGGAGAACTGGGTAACCCTCAGGTGATTCTCATGCTCTTCGTTCTTCGTCCAGGGAGAAAAAAGAACGAATTAGAGGCGTTTTTCATCGAGAACGAACCTGAAAAACTATCCCAGATGAGGAACCTCAAGGCCGATAAAATCTACCGCTTCATAATGCGCGACGGGAGACTCTTCAAGGTTCTGGAGGGCAGCCAGTACAGGAATCCGAAGGAGATTGAAAAAGCCCTGAGAACAGCGAGGATAGTCCTCGTCAACGCCGACGAGTGGGAGGACTACTTCAAAAGGAGACTCCAGAACAAACGCGTTGAGAGGGCCGAGCTGTGCCGTTTATGCCTCCTCGAGGGTAAAATCACCGTTTTGACCGAAGGCAACAGGATAAAATACCACAGCGAGTACATCTGCGAGCGCTGCGCCGAGGACGAGCTGAAGAGAGAGCTCCGTTTCAGGTTCAACAGCGTAGCCATGTTCGACCAGGCGAAGAAGCTTCTCGAACGCTTTAGGGATCTTGACAAGGTTCTCTACGCCTTCGATCCCCGCTTCGACCCGACTAAACACCCGGAGGTCACGAAGTGGGACGAGCTCAAGGCCAAGCACGTGAAGGTTGAGAGGCTCAAGCTCGAGGAGCTCCCCCTCCCGGAGAAGTTTAAGGATGTCCTCAAGAGCGAGGGCGTCAACGAGCTCCTTCCCGTTCAGAGCTTGGCCATAAAGCACGGCCTTCTGGAAGGTGAGAGCTTACTTGTGGTTTCCGCCACGGCGAGCGGGAAGACACTCATAGGCGAGCTGGCGGGCGTTCCCAAGGCGATGGAAGGTAGAAAGATGCTCTTCCTCGTCCCTCTTGTCGCCTTGGCCAATCAGAAGTATGAAGATTTTAAGAGGCGCTACTCAAAGCTCGGCCTTCGCGTGGCGATAAGGGTTGGCATGAGCAGGATTAAAACGAAGGACGAGCTTGTAGTTGTAGATACGGGCATCGATGCCGACATAATAGTCGGAACCTACGAGGGAATTGACTACCTCCTGAGGGCGGGGAGAAAGATTGGCAACGTGGGAACCATTGTCATAGATGAGATACACACCCTCGACGACGAAGAGCGCGGGCCGAGGCTGGATGGGTTAATAGCCCGCTTGAGGAAGCTCTACCCCAACGCCCAGTTCATCGGCCTGAGCGCGACGGTCGGAAACCCCGGTGAGCTTGCCAAGGAGCTCGGGCTTAAGTTGGTTCTCTACGACGAAAGGCCCGTCGATTTGGAAAGGCACATAGTCATTGTCAGAAGCGAAGGTGAGAAGTGGAGGCACATAGCGAATCTCTGCCGTGCTGAGGCGAGTAGAAAGTCGCGGCAGGGCTACAAGGGTCAGAGCATAGTCTTCACCTTCTCGCGCAAGAGGACGCATGAGCTTGCCGCATACCTCACGAGCAAAGGCCTAAAGGCCAAGCCCTACCACTCCGGCCTACCTTACAGACAGAGAAAGCTCACCGAGATGGAGTTCCAGGCTCAGATGCTCGACGTTGTAGTTACCACAGCCGCCCTCGGAGCGGGCGTTGACTTCCCGGCTTCGCAGGTCATCTTTGAGAGCCTCGCCATGGGCAACAAGTGGCTTACCGTTAGGGAGTTCCACCAGATGCTCGGCCGCGCTGGAAGGCCGCTCTACCACGAGAAGGGCAAGGTCTACCTCATAGTCGAGCCGGGGAGGAAGTACTCGGCCCAGATGGAAGGCTCGGAAGACGAGGTTGCGTTCAAGCTGCTCACCGCTCCAATTGAGCCCGTCATCGTTGAGTGGAGCGACGAGCTCGAACAGGACAACGTTCTCGCCCACGCCTGCGTCTTCAATCGTCTCGACGTCATCGAGGACGTGCAAAGTAAATGCCTCGGCGCGAATCAGAGTGCAGGAAAAGTCCTGGAAAAGTTAGAGGAACTCGACTTCGTCAGGCTTAAGGGCAGTCTCGTCGAGGTAACGCCCTACGGAAGGGCAGTAAGCATGAGCTTCCTCCTGCCTAAGGAGGCGAGCTTCATAAGGGAGAGCCTCGGAAAGAAGCCATCAAGGTGGATAGCAATCAAGCTCTTCCCCTTCGAGAACCTCTATCTGAGCGGGACCCTCCAGAGGGAGCTTGAAGGCGCCGTGAGGGGAAGGCTGAGCGCCAACGTCTTCTCACCGAGCTTCGCGTCGATCCTGGAAGAGCTCGATAAAGTTATCCCAGAACTCAGCCCGAACGCGGCAGAGAGGCTCTTCACGATCTACCAGGAGTTCTTTATGTGCCCCGAGGATGACTGCACCGACTACGCCATGGAGCGCGTGAGCAATCTGATAATCGAGCTCAGGCGCCAAGGAAAGCACCCCACTCAGATAGCTGACCACTTCAGAAAGGTCTACGGGCTGATCGTTTATCCCGGCGACGTCTTCACGTGGTTGGACGGCATAATCAGGAAGCTAGAGGCAATTGAGAGAATCGCGAGGGTCTTCCGCGTCAGGGAGGCGGAGAACGAGGCGAAGGTTCTGAGAAGGGAGATTGAAGAGGGAAGAACGCTCAGTAGAGAAGGCCAAAGGGGAAGAGGGGAACACGGTTATCGCCGGTGACTGCCCTTAAGGATAACCGTTCTCCTTTTTTTGACTTCAGCTTTCTGCAAAGATAAAACCGGGAGATCCAGAGCTCAGCCTATCTGCAGCACTAGCTGAGCCGGATCCCTTATGGCTGGGCCGAGGCCGAGGATGTAGATGGCCAGGTACCAGAAGTAGCGCTCCTCCTCGTCTGGGACTAGGTATTTAAGGCCGTAGTAGACGATGACCAGGATGAAGGTTATCCACGGGTAGTAGAAGTATGCCCCCAAGTGGGTGACTAGGATATTCTCCAGCCAGTGGACTTCCCTGTATCCGTAGAAGTGAATCGCCACCACCGTCGAGGCTATGTCGAAGTAATGGGCTAAGACTGGGTAGAGGTAGAGCCTCTCGAAGGGCCTCCAGCGGTAGAAGGCAAAAACCGCGAGGAAGCTCACCGCCGTGTGAATCAGCGTCAGCTCGTAGGGTTCCCAGCTCTTGGCGTTGGTGACGAGAAGGTAGTTGGCCCACAGCGCTAAAGCCGTCCCCCAGGCAACGGTTATCTTGGGGTACGTCTTGAGCTTTGCATCGGCTATGAGAGCTGGAACTATGAGAACGAAGGCTGTGAAGAATATTCCGGGCGTCAGAATGAGTGGATTCTTGGGAAGGACGCCTCCATCGACCAGCGCCCTGACGGTTGCGCCAAAAACTACCATCGGCGTTACGGCCAGGAAAAGCCTCTCATCGACCTTGATTTTGAGGGGCTTGATTATATACCTATATGAATATATGATTCCGAAGCCGAGCAGAAGGGCATATACGAGGGTGTTGTATGGGTTGTAACCGCTCCTCGTGTACATCGGTTCGATGAAGTACTGGTTTATAAAACTCCACAGGGACTCCAGCATTTTCTCCACCGACTGGAATAACTCCTTCGACTTAAAGGCCTTTTGGGAAGGTTAATAAGTTGGGAGTTAATTTTTCATCGGAGGTGAAAGAATGCCCTACGGGCATGGATTTGTATATGGACTCGGGGCTGTGTATTTCCTCGGTTTCCTGCTCTCCCTGTTCATAGCAGGGTTCTTTCTGTCGCTAGCGGCCCATCTGGTCGGGATAAAAGAGGCCTCAACGCTTAAGGCGATGCTGGCAATAGTTGGCGGCGGAATCGTTGGAGCGGTTGCGTACGCCCTGGTTGCAGTGCTGCTTATCTGGATAGCCCCCATGAATGTCCTTCTCGCGGTAGTGGTATTTATCTTGGCCTATGTGTGGGTCATCAAGACGATTTTCAACACCGACTGGATCAGGGCGTTTCTAGCCTGGATTCTGGCGGCGATAATAGAGGTAGTGGTGGTAGGGCTCCTCGTGCTTCTCGGTCTGGTTGCCCTGGCATGACCCTCTGACTCTCATTATTTTCGGAAAGGTATAAATATCCCGGGCACGCTATACTACGTGATGCCTATGTTCTTCCAACCGGCCGAGGTTCAATTGAGGGAGATAAAGCCCTTCGAGGAGTTTCCCCTCGGGTTCGGCGAGGGGAGCCTAGCCGGGGTAATCTCCACTGACGAACTTGCCAGCACGGTTTTTCTGTACCACCTGGTGGCGAATGCCCTGTCTGAAGGGCCCGTTTATCACGTAGGACCCGGCAGCTCCTTCTCGGTTAAGCTCCTGAAGCGCCTCACCGAGGACGTCTCGAACCTCTACCTCGGCAACGTCTACTCAATGGACGAGCTTCTTCAGGCTTTGAATCTCGTTGAAGATAACTCCCTCGTGGTCGTTTCCCTCTTTCCAACGCTCCTTAACAGAACGGCCGAGAATATTGTGGAGCTAAGAAAGGTCGTCGATAGGAAGGGTCTGATGCTCGTACTGACACATACAACGATTGAGCTGAACGAACTCGACTTACCCGGCGAATTCCGAGAACTCTACACACTCCCAGAGCTTTTCGAAAGCCTGCTCGTTCTCAGAACGAACTCCTACCGCGGCCATTACCGGCTGAACATGACCGTCCTCAAAGCTCCGGCCGAGTTCGTTTCGAGCATCGGAGATCATTCCATACCGATTGACTCACTCGTCAAACCACTCCTCTAACCGTATATCCTTATGTGGCCGAGGCCAAGACCGTACCTGACGTAGAGCGCCAGCGCAAAGAGGAGCAGAACGGCCAGGGTGGCTGCATAGTCCCTCCCACTCATCCTGATGTCGTATAGGAACGTTCTCTTCTTGCTCGCACCCAGAGCGCGGCTCTCGAGGGCTATGCTCAGTTCGTGGGCGGTCTTGAGTGAGGAAACCAGGAGTGGAATCAGGACAACGGTCATCCTCTTCGTTCTGACTATGAAGTTGCCCTTCTCCATTTCCCAGCCGCGTGCCATTTGGGCGTCCATTATGTTCCTCGTCAGCAGGTAGAGGGTCGGAATGTAGCGGAGGGCTATCGAGATCGTCAGCCCGAACTCATAGGGCATGCCCAAGCGAACGAATCCAAGAATAAGGTCTCTCTGGGGCGTCGTCATCAGCAGGATGAAGGTCAGTAGGCCGAAGGTGAGCAGCCTGAAGGAGAAGGAGGTTCCGAGGAGGAAGCCCATAAGTCTGGGTCTGTAGATTATCGGCCATACGATTATCGTTATCGTAACGATTGGCAGGAGGGGCTTCAGAAGGCGGAGCTGTTCTTTTATTTCAATCCCTCCAAGCAGGCGGCCGTAGAGGAGAGTGGCGAAGAACAGCGGGATGAGGAAGTAGGGGTCGTTGAAAAGCATTATGACAGCTATCCCAACTATCGTGCCAATTATCTTGACGCGCGGGTCGAGGCGGTGCAGGAGAGAAGTCCCCTCGCGGTAGAATGAGTACATCATACCCCATCACCCACTATGGCTCTCACGAGATCGCTGACGCTTTTGACGAACCCCACTCCGAGCCGCTCACTTACCCTCAGCAGTTCGGGCTTCTCGAGCCCGTAATCGTGCAGGGGCAGGGAGAAGAACTCTTCTACTGAACCATCAAAAACCTTCCTTCCATCATTAAGAAGCACTACCCTCTCGGCAAGCTCTAAAACTAGCTCCATGTCGTGAGTTATGAGAAGAATTCCATGCCCCTCCTCCCTGAGCTTTTTTATGACCTTAACCACGCTCCGCGAGCTCCTCGCGTCCAGACCGGTCGTCGGCTCGTCGAGGATGAGGTACTTCGGCTTCATCGCCAGAACACAGGCTATGGCCAGGCGCTGCTTCTCACCGCCGCTCAGGGAATAGGGCGTCCTGTCGTCGTATCCCTGGAGATTGACGGACTCCAGTGCCCACCTCACCCGCTCTTCCACCTCGCTCTCACTCATGCCGAGGTTCTTCGGCCCGAAGGCAACCTCCTTGAACACGTTCTCCTCGAAGAACATGTGCTCCGGATTCTGGAAGACGTAGCCAACGACCATGGACAGCTCCGCGACCGTATGTTCAGTTGTCCTCATGCCATCTACGAGAACCTCTCCCTTGGTCGGCTTCAGGAGGCCGTTCAGGTGTTTGGCAAGGGTTGTCTTTCCGGACCCGTTGGGACCTACTAATGCCACTATCTCCTCGCCCATCTTGAAGTCTATGCCCCTCAGCGCTTCCTTTTTGTTCTCGTAGATATGCCAAAGATTTTTAACTTCAATCATCGGGGAATTTTCAAGTTTCGAGTTTAAAAGCTTTCCAAGGTGGTAGCATGAGGGCTAAGGAGGTTGCCTTTGCTGGACTCTTCGCAGCCTTAACTGCGGTTGGCGCCCAGATAAGCATTCCCATTGGTCCCGTCCCAGTGACGCTTCAGGTGCTCTTCGTACTCATGAGCGGGCTGATTCTGGGGGCGAGGCTTGGATTACTGAGCCAGCTGGTCTACGTTGTCATGGGGGCAGTGGGTCTCCCAGTGTTCGCCAACTTCCATGGCGGCTTTGCAGTTATCTACGGCCCGACTGGCGGCTACATAGTAGCGTTTCCCATAGCGGCTTATCTTGCCGGGCTGTTCACAGAGAGGCTTGGCAGAAGGGGAATGCTCATCGGCTCCATCCTGGGGGTTGGGGTTATATACCTCCTTGGCTGGCTGAGGCTCGGCCTCTTCATGGGAGGAGACTTCGAAAAGGCCTTCCTCCTCGGCGTTGTCCCGTTCCTGCCCGTTGATGCAGTTAAAGCCGTCGTTGCCATTGTGATAGCGGACAGGGTCAGGAAAGCAGTGGAAATAGGGTGAAAAGAAATCACCAGTCTTCCATTGCTTCTTTCAATATTCCAACTGCCTGCTTCTGGTGCAGCGCGGCCTTCCTTAGGTCTATGAAGATGTAAATTCTGGGGAAGTTCGCAACAACGAGACCGTATCTGCTTGCGTTCGCATAGTAAGCCGCCGCGGTGTCGTTCTGAGTCATCGCGAGCCCGAGCGTTTCGTTGTCCATCCCTCCGGCCACGGCCTCCCTGTACATCGTGTTGAACTTCTCAAGCGCCCGCCTATACTGGATGTAGTAGTAGAAGTTGAATGTCATGAAGTCTATTCCTCCAACAATAACGGGAGCAACTGGCACGAATTGGGAGTAGCCCAAGTTGTTCCTGAGCATTTCCCTGAAGAATGCCTCCCACTCCGGACCTTTCCTTGCGACGCTGTACTCTATGGTTAGTCCAGTAACGAAGACCCTGCCGTTTCCCAGCGAATAGATCGCTGTGCTCGGTTTGTTGTAATCGGGGGTTCCCGAGGGTGCCTGAACTGTAATTATTTCCGCGTTAGCTGGCAGGTTGATGAAGTAGCCGTGGCTTGCGTAGCTGCTCACCAGCGTCGTGCCGTTGGCTATAAAGTAATCGTAACTTGAGTAGCTCTGCACTATCTCCGCTCCTCCAGGTAGGGGTGTTGTCCATACCCCTCCATGCCATCCCCAGTTGGCGGCGTGTATCTCGAGGGTTCTTCCCGCCCTCACGTACTCATCGAGCTTGTCCATCTGAGTACCGAGGTCGTCGTAGAATTCCTGGGGCTGGTCGCTGATGATGATTATCATGTCGTAGGTCTCAATCAGCTCTTGAGCCGTCCTGTTCTTTAGCTCTCCAGATGTCATAACTTCGTAGGGTATCCCCATATCGCTTAGGGTGTTTTCCACAGTGGGGGAATTCCAGGCGTCTACGTTTTTCAGAATCAGAACATTGTAGCCGCTCATGGGCCCAGCAGAAACAATACCTGGGCTAAATACGGCCATCACACTAAATAGAATTAGCAGCGATATTGCTGCGCTTAAGAGTTTTTTCATAATTATCTCTCCTTTATGGTCCGAACCGAGCAGAAGAACTTTTGGGAACTCCCACCCTACTATATTATAATCCCCGCTACTATTTAAGGATTTTTACAAAAATTTGGAAAAATTTCCGGCAAATCTGGGCTCAGAGCTTCCTCAGCGTCTCCTCTGCAAAGCGGACGTCGAACTGGTTTCTGACTTTAAAAAAGCTCAAAGTCACCTTCGCGTTCCGTTTGGCGAGTTCCTCAATCGAAACCGGCTCGTAGTCGAGGAACTCCGTAACCCTGCTCAGGCTTTTGTATCCCTCGGCAATCGCGGCTTCAACGGCATCTCTGAGGGCGTCGGCTTCATAGACGGCGTGCGTTACCTCTGCCGTCCCGTCCCTCCAGACCGGAATGAGTGCCTCAGGCCCGTCCTCGTAGAACAGGCCTGTCAGATAGTTCACCAGGAAGGGCATTATCAGAGGCATGTTGCCCTCGACCAAGAAGATTGGCTCTCCAGATGGAAGGGCGTTTAGGAGGGCTTCAAGCTTGTTTCTTCCTTTGACCGGCAGCGGGTTGCTCACGTGGAGCGAGTACGTTTTCAGTTTATCCTTCCGCACTATCGTGATGACATCGTCGATGCGCTTGCTCAGCAAAAGCCTACGCTCGGTGAGCTTAACTACCGGCTCGTCGTTTATCGGTATTGTGTAGTTCTCCCAGCGCTTTTCCGGGTAAGCTAAGATGTATGCCTTCATGGGCTTGCCTTTCAGCAGGGGCTTTAAAAACCCCACGGCGGTGGACGGCAGGAGATAAAGAACGTCTATCCGGAGCACATCGAGGAGGCTGAGAGGGTGCTGGACTATACGCTGTGAGATTTACTTCGTCGATTTTCGTTTTTATGTTTTCAACCAAGGAAAAGGAGAGAGAAGAGCTTACTCTTTAAGCCACCTCTCCATCCATCCGGCTATGAGCTCCAGCCTCCTAACGCGGTGCTTCGGCTTTCCGCCCCTGCTTAAGTCGTGGTTCTCTCCCGGGAATATCGCGAGCTCCACCGTCTTGCCGAGATACCTCAGCGCGGTGAAGAACTGGAGCGCCTCCGGCAGCCAGCAGCGGTAGTCCTCCGTCGAGTGGATTATGAGGAGCGGCGTCTCAACGTTGGGAGCGTACTTCAGCGGGCTCTTCTCCCAGTAGCCGTCGAGGTTGCTCCAGGGGTCGCCGCCTATCTGGTCCGGGGCGAAGAAGTAGCCGATGTCCGTCGTTCCGAAGAAGCTCACCCAGTTCGAGATGGAGCGCTGAGTAACTGCCGCCTTGAAGCGCTTCGTGTGGCCGACTATCCAGTTTGTCATGAAGCCGCCGTAGGAGCCGCCGGTGACGCCTATCCTCTCGGGGTCAATGAAGTCAAAGCGCTTTATGGCTTCGTCAACGACCTCCATGATGTCCTGATAATCGCGCTCTCCGTAGTGCTCCCTTATGTCGGCAAACTCTTCGCCGTAGCCGTCGCTTCCCCTCGGGTTGCTGAAGATCACGACGAAGCCCTTGGTCGTCAAAACGTGGAACTCGTGCATGAAGGAATAGCCGTAAGCCGTCTTCGGCCCGCCGTGGATTTCAAGCACGGCTGGATACTTTTTGCCGGGCTCAAAATCAACGGGCTTCATTATCCATGCGTCTATCTCAACGCCGTCGCTGGCCTTAACTTTGAAGTGCTCGGGCTTCGAGAGCTTGTAGTCCTTAATCCAGCCGTTGAAGTCGGTTAGCTTCTTCTCCTTCCCGTCCCTGAATATGTAGAGCTCCGTTGGAGTTACCGCATCCTGGGCGGTGAAGGCTATGTAATCTCCCACCGCGAAGCTCTCGATGCTCCTGTCGCCGCCGATGACTCTCTCAATCTTGCCCTCAAGGTTCACGCGGAAGAGATTAGCCCTCGGCCCATCAGTGGCAACGTAATAGATCCAGCCGTCTTTGAAAACCAGCTCAGCTCTCTGAGCACCGCGAACGTCGCAGTTGAGAGAGTTGTAGGCCGAGCGGTCAAGATCTTCGGTGAGCTTCCTCAGCTCTCCGGTTTCGGGATTGTAGTGGTAGATGTGGGTGTTCGTGGCGAAGCCCCTTTCAAGGGTGCTGGCCTTGAGGATGAACGTTCCGTCGTCGAGCGGGATGAAGTCGCTGATGCTCCACTTTCCGGGCGTCAGCTTCCTTGCTTTCCTGCCCTCAAGGACGTAGAGGTCGCTCACCTTCGGGTTCTTTTCCCTGTCCTCCTGGGCGATGAAGTAGAGCTTCCCTTTGTGGAAGCGTATAGTCCCAACGTCGAGTTCCTTGGGAGTTAGGCGCTTCTTTTTGCCGCTCTCGATATCAACGAGGTAAACGACGCTCCTCCTTCCGTAGACCCAGCCGACGCCATTGAACCAGTACGGAATCTCCTTGATGACGTGGACGTCATCTTTGGGCTTCTTCTCGATGTCTATCGGCGTTACAACTGCTATTGAGCTGCCGTCTTCTGTAAAGCGGAGGGCCTTAATGCCATACTTGAACTTCGCTAGGAGCCTCGCCTCGCCGCCGTCGGTCGGGATTATGTATAGTTC
Proteins encoded in this region:
- a CDS encoding tyrosine--tRNA ligase, which gives rise to MDIERKIELITRKPTEELLTVENLRHLLEIGAPMQHYIGFEISGYIHLGTGLMAGAKIADLQKAGIKTRIFLADWHSWINDKLGGDLEVIQKVALTYFKEGMKQSIKVMGGDPDKVEFVLASEILEKGDYWQTVIDISKNVTLARMMRSITIMGRQMGEGIDFAKLIYPAMQVADIFYQGVTIAHAGMDQRKAHVIAIEVAQKLKYHAIEHNGEKLKPVALHHHLLLGLQEPPVWPIESEEQFKELKTQMKMSKSKPYSAVFIHDTPEEIKQKLRKAFCPAKEVKYNPVLDWAEYIIFREEPTEFTIHRPAKFGGDVTYTTFEELKRDFAEGKLHPLDLKNAVAEYLIELLKPVRDYFEKHPEPLELMREIKITR
- a CDS encoding Lrp/AsnC family transcriptional regulator yields the protein MPGIDEKDKEILRILRENGRITLTELGKRVKLSPASVKNRLEKLEKLGAIKGYSAVIDPAFLDEFVRAFFELRLAIDDGSVDAILSRIAKLDNVCAVYRRSGENQILIQANFHNTDEVKDFAGLLKRKYFGKNLERIEITLIIDTFKENWVTLR
- a CDS encoding DEAD/DEAH box helicase — its product is MLFVLRPGRKKNELEAFFIENEPEKLSQMRNLKADKIYRFIMRDGRLFKVLEGSQYRNPKEIEKALRTARIVLVNADEWEDYFKRRLQNKRVERAELCRLCLLEGKITVLTEGNRIKYHSEYICERCAEDELKRELRFRFNSVAMFDQAKKLLERFRDLDKVLYAFDPRFDPTKHPEVTKWDELKAKHVKVERLKLEELPLPEKFKDVLKSEGVNELLPVQSLAIKHGLLEGESLLVVSATASGKTLIGELAGVPKAMEGRKMLFLVPLVALANQKYEDFKRRYSKLGLRVAIRVGMSRIKTKDELVVVDTGIDADIIVGTYEGIDYLLRAGRKIGNVGTIVIDEIHTLDDEERGPRLDGLIARLRKLYPNAQFIGLSATVGNPGELAKELGLKLVLYDERPVDLERHIVIVRSEGEKWRHIANLCRAEASRKSRQGYKGQSIVFTFSRKRTHELAAYLTSKGLKAKPYHSGLPYRQRKLTEMEFQAQMLDVVVTTAALGAGVDFPASQVIFESLAMGNKWLTVREFHQMLGRAGRPLYHEKGKVYLIVEPGRKYSAQMEGSEDEVAFKLLTAPIEPVIVEWSDELEQDNVLAHACVFNRLDVIEDVQSKCLGANQSAGKVLEKLEELDFVRLKGSLVEVTPYGRAVSMSFLLPKEASFIRESLGKKPSRWIAIKLFPFENLYLSGTLQRELEGAVRGRLSANVFSPSFASILEELDKVIPELSPNAAERLFTIYQEFFMCPEDDCTDYAMERVSNLIIELRRQGKHPTQIADHFRKVYGLIVYPGDVFTWLDGIIRKLEAIERIARVFRVREAENEAKVLRREIEEGRTLSREGQRGRGEHGYRR
- a CDS encoding DUF63 family protein, which produces MLESLWSFINQYFIEPMYTRSGYNPYNTLVYALLLGFGIIYSYRYIIKPLKIKVDERLFLAVTPMVVFGATVRALVDGGVLPKNPLILTPGIFFTAFVLIVPALIADAKLKTYPKITVAWGTALALWANYLLVTNAKSWEPYELTLIHTAVSFLAVFAFYRWRPFERLYLYPVLAHYFDIASTVVAIHFYGYREVHWLENILVTHLGAYFYYPWITFILVIVYYGLKYLVPDEEERYFWYLAIYILGLGPAIRDPAQLVLQIG
- a CDS encoding energy-coupling factor transporter transmembrane protein EcfT, whose translation is MMYSFYREGTSLLHRLDPRVKIIGTIVGIAVIMLFNDPYFLIPLFFATLLYGRLLGGIEIKEQLRLLKPLLPIVTITIIVWPIIYRPRLMGFLLGTSFSFRLLTFGLLTFILLMTTPQRDLILGFVRLGMPYEFGLTISIALRYIPTLYLLTRNIMDAQMARGWEMEKGNFIVRTKRMTVVLIPLLVSSLKTAHELSIALESRALGASKKRTFLYDIRMSGRDYAATLAVLLLFALALYVRYGLGLGHIRIYG
- a CDS encoding energy-coupling factor ABC transporter ATP-binding protein; translated protein: MIEVKNLWHIYENKKEALRGIDFKMGEEIVALVGPNGSGKTTLAKHLNGLLKPTKGEVLVDGMRTTEHTVAELSMVVGYVFQNPEHMFFEENVFKEVAFGPKNLGMSESEVEERVRWALESVNLQGYDDRTPYSLSGGEKQRLAIACVLAMKPKYLILDEPTTGLDARSSRSVVKVIKKLREEGHGILLITHDMELVLELAERVVLLNDGRKVFDGSVEEFFSLPLHDYGLEKPELLRVSERLGVGFVKSVSDLVRAIVGDGV
- a CDS encoding biotin transporter BioY, giving the protein MRAKEVAFAGLFAALTAVGAQISIPIGPVPVTLQVLFVLMSGLILGARLGLLSQLVYVVMGAVGLPVFANFHGGFAVIYGPTGGYIVAFPIAAYLAGLFTERLGRRGMLIGSILGVGVIYLLGWLRLGLFMGGDFEKAFLLGVVPFLPVDAVKAVVAIVIADRVRKAVEIG
- a CDS encoding pyrolysin, with translation MAVFSPGIVSAGPMSGYNVLILKNVDAWNSPTVENTLSDMGIPYEVMTSGELKNRTAQELIETYDMIIIISDQPQEFYDDLGTQMDKLDEYVRAGRTLEIHAANWGWHGGVWTTPLPGGAEIVQSYSSYDYFIANGTTLVSSYASHGYFINLPANAEIITVQAPSGTPDYNKPSTAIYSLGNGRVFVTGLTIEYSVARKGPEWEAFFREMLRNNLGYSQFVPVAPVIVGGIDFMTFNFYYYIQYRRALEKFNTMYREAVAGGMDNETLGLAMTQNDTAAAYYANASRYGLVVANFPRIYIFIDLRKAALHQKQAVGILKEAMEDW
- a CDS encoding molybdenum cofactor guanylyltransferase, with amino-acid sequence MKAYILAYPEKRWENYTIPINDEPVVKLTERRLLLSKRIDDVITIVRKDKLKTYSLHVSNPLPVKGRNKLEALLNALPSGEPIFLVEGNMPLIMPFLVNYLTGLFYEDGPEALIPVWRDGTAEVTHAVYEADALRDAVEAAIAEGYKSLSRVTEFLDYEPVSIEELAKRNAKVTLSFFKVRNQFDVRFAEETLRKL